The Desulfolucanica intricata nucleotide sequence TGAAGAAGAAGTGGATAATTATTGTAGGTGTTGTTGTATTAGTCGGTATCTTTACCACTATAGCTTTTGCTGATAGCCCTATTAAGTTAATTGTAAACGGTCGAGAAATAAAGCCGGATGTTGCCCCACAGATAATAAATGGTAGGACTATGATACCTATTAGGTGGGTTGCGGAAGCTTTGGGCGCTGATGTTCAATGGGATGAATACGCTAACGCTGTCCGGATTAATAGTAGCCAATGTCCAATTTACAAACCACTTTCAAAAGAACAAATTGAAACAATAATCCAGACACAGGGAAAACATAAAGATTCATATTACTTTGATGGCCTTTCATATGACGTTGTTAATATGGATGATGATGCCGATTGGGAAATAGTAGCCAAAATTGATGGAGCAGTACATCTGGGCAACTTTTTTATCTTTGATAAGGATTCAAGTGGAGATTATAAATTAATAACAGAACAAGAGTGGAAGGTAGAAGAATGGGATTTTAGAAATACTATAGAGATAGATGGTAACAAACTATTTAAACTGGTTACTCGGACAGGGGGTACCGGGCTGGATATTTTTAACGCGCATCTTGTATACCTAAAAGAGAGTAATTTCTTAGAAGCCTGGCAGGGTACTTTATTTGAGCGGTCAGTAATGTTGCCGGGAGCATACTACAAGAAAGCCGGCAGTTATCAGTTTGATGCTGAAGGTGAACGACTTTACGCATGGGAAACAGCCTGCCAATTGGAACGGGATGGATTGACTCCAAAAGGGGAATTTACAACTACAACTACTGTATATTTATTTGATGGGGAAAAATTTATATCAGAGAAATAGTTGTCTAAAAACTAAACATATCCCTCGAAAAAAGAAACAATGATAGAGATAGAGACTTTAGTAGGTGATGGTATGAAACAATTAATAAAACGCGCCGCTGTCCTTTGTAGGGTTTCCACAGAAAACCAAGCAGAGGGAACTTCTCTGTAATTGTTAAAAACTTTGCACATAGCAAATAACGTTTGAGTTGAGATAATAACCTCAAATATATTTATTTGGGAAGGAATTATCTATGACTCTTGAAGAGCAGTCCATGATCAGGCGCCAGCAAGTAAAAGATTATCTTGCATCCGCCAAACAGCAGCTGCATGGTGCTCAGAAAACAACCTAGCCGTTAACTTTGCGCGAGGCCATTGCCGCTATTCGATCCTTATGAGCCTGATCACTGCCGGCCTTAGAATATTCCTTTCTTGCAAACCTTGCGATATGTGAAAAAGCATAGAAGGTCTTGCCGCATTGGTACAGACGCCCCCTTAAAGTACCATATTCCCAACTCCTTTTAAGGTTTAACCGCGCTGGATTTTTCAAAAAAATAGTCTTGTGCGGAAATATTAAAGGCTCACAAGGTGTAAATTCCTTGTGAGCCTTGATATTACCGGCTTGGTGCCGAAGGTGGGATTTGTTTTGGCCGTTTTCTATTTTTAGCCATAAAGCTAGAAATCCAGTAATGACGCGGTTTTTAAGGTTTTGCCATATCTCAAAAATCAGCTTTTTATTGGGTTATTTTCGCCGGGTTGGGTTACGGTTGGGTTATTTACTGACCGAATAAAGCGTTGATTTTATCGGCTGCCATGTCCATTTGTTCCGGCATAACATGGGTGTAAATATTCATGGTGGTGGTTATATCGGTGTGGCCCAACAAAGCCTGAACTGTTTTGATGGGGACTCCCACTTCAAATAGCCTGGTGGCATAGGTATGCCTTAAAGAATGGAATTTCATATCACGTATGCCGGCTTTTTTTAGAACTGTTTTAAAGGCCCTGGGTATCTTTTTGGTATCCAAGGGGTTACCGAATTTATCACAAAATAGATAATCATTGTCGTTATAAAATTCCCGGTTTTTCATTTTAACTTCAAGCTGCTTTTTCCTGTGCTGTTTTAGTTTGGCCGCTATGTTTTCCGGTATGGGGATTGCCCTGATACTGCTATTGGTTTTAGGTGTTTGTTCTATTAACTTACACTGGCGTTTGCCGTCATTTGAAATGAACGTCACCCATTTTATAGACCTGCTGACATGAAGGGTATTGTTGGTAAAATCAATATCAGACCATTTCAAGGCAAGCATTTCCCCCAGCCTTAACCCGGTGCCAAGGGTTAAGGTGATGGCCGTTTCGTGTTTGTGGCCCCGGAGCATCTTTAAAAACTTCGTTTGTTCCTCCAGGGTAAAGGCCACAATGCCTTTACTATCTTCGTCATTGCTTTTTGTGAGTTTGGGTAGCTTAACGCTCTGGCAATAGTTAACCGGTATGTACCCTTGCTTAACCGCTTCGTTCAAGCAGGTGTTGAGAAACTTATAAACATTGTGAACCACACTTGCAGATTTGCCATTCTCCAACAGGTTGTTAAAGTGGTTTTGAATATGGCTGGCCCGTAATTCAGCTAACCTTGTATTCCCCACTGGGGTGTCGGCGATATATATTCGGTAAATACTTTCATATCGTTCAAATGACGATGGCTTTAAATCGTGTTTGCGAAATTCAAACAGCCATGTGCGGAACCATTCCGCAAGGGTGATTTTGTCGTCTGCTGGCAATTGGCCGATATTTTGTTTATACTGGTATTCCGTCATTTTCTTTAAAACTTCCTGTTTGGTTTTACCGTAAAATGTTTTTCTTTTTATTTCCCCTTTATCATTGTATCCAACCGAAATTCTACCCCGCCAACCTTTAAATACACCATTCTGGTAATACTTCTGGACAGAACCTTCCCCATTGGCTTTTTTGGCCATGGCTTTACCCTCCTTTCTTTATTCTTCGTCGTCTTGATATTCCGGGAATAGCAATTTAAGCATGTCCAAAGCCCGCCGGCGTTCTTCGTCACTAAGAAGGTGGCCGTTGTAATAGGCTTTCTCCTGGTGCTGGAGCAAGTAACCTATGTCGTAAATCTGCCGCAACGCTTCATCAAGTGATAGTGCTGTGGTAAATTCAACACCGTTTTTATCTTTTATTTTTCTTTCGGCAAGAACTTCATGGGTTACAGTTATTTTGTAAGTGCGAGGA carries:
- a CDS encoding tyrosine-type recombinase/integrase, which produces MAKKANGEGSVQKYYQNGVFKGWRGRISVGYNDKGEIKRKTFYGKTKQEVLKKMTEYQYKQNIGQLPADDKITLAEWFRTWLFEFRKHDLKPSSFERYESIYRIYIADTPVGNTRLAELRASHIQNHFNNLLENGKSASVVHNVYKFLNTCLNEAVKQGYIPVNYCQSVKLPKLTKSNDEDSKGIVAFTLEEQTKFLKMLRGHKHETAITLTLGTGLRLGEMLALKWSDIDFTNNTLHVSRSIKWVTFISNDGKRQCKLIEQTPKTNSSIRAIPIPENIAAKLKQHRKKQLEVKMKNREFYNDNDYLFCDKFGNPLDTKKIPRAFKTVLKKAGIRDMKFHSLRHTYATRLFEVGVPIKTVQALLGHTDITTTMNIYTHVMPEQMDMAADKINALFGQ
- a CDS encoding copper amine oxidase N-terminal domain-containing protein, encoding MKKKWIIIVGVVVLVGIFTTIAFADSPIKLIVNGREIKPDVAPQIINGRTMIPIRWVAEALGADVQWDEYANAVRINSSQCPIYKPLSKEQIETIIQTQGKHKDSYYFDGLSYDVVNMDDDADWEIVAKIDGAVHLGNFFIFDKDSSGDYKLITEQEWKVEEWDFRNTIEIDGNKLFKLVTRTGGTGLDIFNAHLVYLKESNFLEAWQGTLFERSVMLPGAYYKKAGSYQFDAEGERLYAWETACQLERDGLTPKGEFTTTTTVYLFDGEKFISEK
- a CDS encoding helix-turn-helix domain-containing protein encodes the protein MSIGKRIKKLRLSKKLTQKQLGEKIGRSTESIKKYESGEITPPWTVLEDIAKALDVPFNELIPDYSQEAIDAFYGSPRTYKITVTHEVLAERKIKDKNGVEFTTALSLDEALRQIYDIGYLLQHQEKAYYNGHLLSDEERRRALDMLKLLFPEYQDDEE